The proteins below are encoded in one region of Segatella copri:
- a CDS encoding bifunctional 3,4-dihydroxy-2-butanone-4-phosphate synthase/GTP cyclohydrolase II: MSEIKLNSIEDAVKDFKEGKFVIVVDDEDRENEGDLIIAAEKIDAEKVNFMLKHARGVLCAPITLSRCDELDLPHQVSENTSVLGTPFTITVDKLEGCSTGVSAHDRAETIKALANPNSTPQTFGRPGHINPLYAQDNGVLRRSGHTEAAIDLCKMAGLYPAGALMEIMNEDGTMARLPELMKMAKEWNLKVISIKDMIEYRLKKESLIEVGEEVDMPTEYGHFRLIPFRQSSNGLEHMALIKGEWKEDEPILVRVHSSCATGDILGSKRCDCGQQLHKAMQMIDEAGKGVVVYMQQEGRGIGLMNKIAAYKLQEEGYDTVDANTHLGFKPDERDYGCGAQMLRHLGVHKMRLLTNNPVKRVGLEAYGLEIVENVPIEVVPNKYNERYLKTKRDRMGHTLHLG, from the coding sequence ATGTCAGAAATCAAATTAAATAGCATCGAAGATGCAGTAAAAGACTTCAAGGAAGGAAAGTTCGTCATTGTTGTTGATGACGAAGACCGCGAAAACGAAGGCGACCTCATCATTGCCGCAGAGAAGATAGACGCAGAAAAAGTAAACTTCATGCTGAAACACGCAAGAGGTGTACTCTGTGCCCCTATCACCCTGAGCCGCTGCGATGAGCTCGACTTGCCTCATCAGGTTTCAGAGAACACCTCTGTATTGGGAACACCATTCACCATAACCGTAGATAAACTGGAAGGCTGCTCTACCGGTGTTTCTGCACACGACCGTGCCGAAACCATCAAAGCACTTGCCAACCCGAATTCTACCCCACAGACTTTCGGCAGACCGGGTCACATCAATCCGCTCTACGCACAAGATAACGGAGTATTAAGAAGAAGCGGACACACAGAAGCAGCCATCGATCTTTGTAAAATGGCAGGCCTCTATCCAGCAGGCGCACTTATGGAAATCATGAATGAAGACGGTACCATGGCACGTCTGCCAGAACTGATGAAGATGGCAAAAGAATGGAACCTCAAGGTTATTTCTATTAAAGACATGATAGAATACCGACTCAAGAAAGAATCACTCATCGAAGTGGGCGAAGAGGTTGACATGCCTACAGAATACGGCCACTTCCGCCTCATTCCGTTCCGCCAGTCTAGCAATGGTCTGGAACACATGGCACTCATCAAGGGAGAATGGAAAGAAGACGAACCTATCCTGGTCCGTGTTCACTCTTCTTGCGCTACTGGCGACATTCTGGGCAGCAAGCGTTGCGACTGCGGTCAGCAACTCCACAAGGCCATGCAAATGATAGACGAGGCAGGAAAGGGAGTTGTTGTCTACATGCAGCAGGAAGGACGCGGCATCGGTCTGATGAACAAGATTGCAGCCTACAAACTCCAGGAAGAAGGCTATGATACCGTTGACGCCAATACTCATCTCGGTTTCAAGCCAGACGAGCGCGACTATGGTTGCGGTGCACAGATGCTCCGCCATCTCGGTGTACACAAAATGCGTCTGCTCACCAACAATCCGGTAAAGCGCGTAGGTCTCGAAGCATACGGTTTGGAAATCGTAGAAAATGTACCTATCGAAGTTGTACCAAACAAGTACAATGAGCGTTATCTCAAGACCAAGAGAGACCGCATGGGGCATACTTTACACCTCGGATAA
- a CDS encoding TonB-dependent receptor: MLALSLVNVTAAFAQDDNSSAKEEGNRNVMLNAASANGPREIQIGLPSADVNVLENGLPVTYATNPHSVNTIWRGDASLSHQGLLKIAETAITTGNIGYAVNSFTQKGQKGFNGTLNYKSNHFGLQEFSLNMNGDLGKDWYYSFNMYQDFDPGTFKIKSTPYQDRTQIYKALLTKKYNGNRGEFTAMYKYANSHNVYSYATQSAPFIYVGDGSVKEYGDFKLGTTSYLPVDNDMTYRDMRTGELKQTSLYDACLNKTSEVTLMNNYRFDNGLNWKATLKYDHSRGAMVYQSPMSIIDLKSDANKGVNYKYRDIDGAVKAYNGQYVQTRMSCLNSGTIDEALFTTELSKKFRTSTFRLGVNEWFYHIDYCSNTTMYDQSVPADGSYALRVWDAKRNGYFYDFNKNASEYYKGSENKLALYFTHDWDVTNKLNLYYGARLEWQKLKGENAAVKNAKGEFVGRFADYHLGAKAADGTVIAPADLSYNWLNYDFSVAATYKLTDNFGFTGDFTYIVQHPKFEAFAPATLPNTDKISVPLGRAGIYYNNSWLSLTSLFSYISKTNNNSTLNLQHGSEIKAAPMAYDIQTWGWTTDAVAHPFKGFDFHFLFTYQKPTYKKYETSVTFSDGTPGNINATGNIVAEIPQILIELDPSYMITKDIKLWTSFRYFSKTYANINEAYYFNGHWETFGGLNWQATKRLALGCTVVNFLNQTGAKGSIAGAELITKDEAKGIKNQIMTGSYLRPFTVEFTASLKF; the protein is encoded by the coding sequence ATGCTTGCACTTTCATTGGTAAATGTTACAGCAGCTTTTGCACAGGATGATAATTCAAGTGCTAAGGAAGAAGGTAATCGTAATGTGATGCTCAATGCAGCCAGTGCGAATGGTCCTCGTGAGATTCAGATAGGCTTGCCTTCTGCCGATGTCAACGTGTTGGAGAATGGTTTGCCTGTTACTTACGCAACCAATCCTCACTCTGTGAATACCATCTGGCGTGGCGATGCAAGTTTGAGCCATCAGGGTTTGCTCAAGATTGCAGAAACTGCCATCACTACTGGTAACATTGGTTATGCCGTGAACTCTTTTACCCAGAAGGGTCAGAAAGGATTCAATGGTACGCTGAACTATAAGAGCAATCATTTCGGATTGCAGGAATTCTCTTTGAATATGAATGGTGACTTGGGTAAGGACTGGTACTACAGCTTTAATATGTATCAGGATTTCGACCCGGGAACCTTCAAGATCAAGTCAACTCCTTATCAGGACCGTACTCAGATTTACAAGGCACTCCTCACCAAGAAGTATAACGGCAACCGTGGTGAGTTCACTGCCATGTATAAGTATGCCAATAGCCATAACGTGTATAGCTATGCTACCCAGAGTGCTCCATTTATCTATGTAGGCGATGGAAGCGTGAAGGAGTATGGCGATTTCAAGCTCGGAACTACCTCTTATCTTCCTGTAGATAATGATATGACCTATCGTGATATGCGTACTGGTGAGTTGAAGCAGACTTCTCTCTATGATGCCTGTCTGAACAAGACAAGCGAGGTAACCCTGATGAACAACTATCGTTTTGACAACGGTTTGAACTGGAAGGCTACCTTGAAGTACGATCACTCACGTGGTGCGATGGTTTACCAGTCACCAATGTCTATCATCGATTTGAAGAGTGATGCCAATAAGGGCGTAAATTATAAGTATCGCGATATCGATGGTGCTGTCAAGGCTTACAATGGTCAGTATGTACAGACCCGTATGTCTTGCCTCAATTCCGGAACCATCGATGAGGCTCTCTTCACCACCGAACTCAGCAAGAAATTCAGAACTTCCACCTTCCGCCTTGGCGTGAACGAGTGGTTCTACCATATTGATTATTGCTCAAATACAACCATGTATGACCAGAGTGTTCCTGCAGATGGCAGTTATGCCTTGCGAGTTTGGGATGCCAAGCGCAATGGCTATTTCTACGATTTCAACAAGAATGCATCTGAGTATTACAAGGGAAGCGAAAACAAGCTGGCTCTCTACTTCACTCACGATTGGGATGTCACCAACAAGTTGAATCTCTACTATGGTGCCCGTCTGGAGTGGCAGAAGCTGAAGGGTGAAAACGCAGCAGTGAAGAATGCAAAGGGTGAATTCGTAGGCCGTTTTGCCGATTACCATCTCGGTGCTAAGGCAGCAGATGGAACCGTGATTGCTCCGGCAGACTTGAGTTACAACTGGTTGAACTACGATTTCTCTGTAGCAGCAACTTATAAGTTGACCGATAACTTCGGCTTTACTGGCGATTTCACTTACATCGTTCAGCATCCTAAGTTCGAGGCTTTTGCCCCAGCTACATTGCCAAATACGGATAAGATTTCTGTGCCACTCGGTCGTGCAGGTATCTACTACAATAACTCATGGTTGAGTTTGACATCGTTGTTCTCTTACATCTCAAAGACCAACAACAACTCAACTCTGAATTTGCAGCATGGCAGTGAGATCAAGGCAGCTCCTATGGCTTACGATATTCAGACATGGGGTTGGACAACCGATGCTGTGGCTCATCCTTTCAAGGGATTCGATTTCCACTTCCTCTTCACTTATCAGAAGCCAACTTACAAGAAATATGAGACATCGGTTACCTTCAGTGATGGTACCCCTGGCAACATCAATGCCACTGGCAATATCGTAGCAGAGATTCCTCAGATTCTCATCGAGTTGGATCCAAGCTACATGATTACCAAGGACATCAAGCTCTGGACCAGCTTCCGTTACTTCAGCAAGACCTACGCCAACATCAACGAGGCATATTACTTCAACGGTCACTGGGAGACTTTCGGAGGTTTGAACTGGCAGGCAACCAAGCGCTTGGCTCTCGGCTGCACCGTAGTCAACTTCCTCAACCAGACTGGTGCCAAGGGTAGTATCGCAGGTGCCGAGCTGATTACCAAGGATGAGGCAAAGGGAATCAAGAACCAGATAATGACGGGTAGCTATCTTCGTCCATTCACTGTAGAATTCACAGCTTCGCTGAAGTTCTAA
- the dinB gene encoding DNA polymerase IV, with translation MTERKIIHIDMDAFFAAVEQRDNPELRGKPVAVGFDGPRGVVSTASYEARKYGVHSAQSIAQAKQRCPNLIIVPCRHDYYAKISHQIHQIFQEYTDLIEPISIDEAFLDVTQNKKGIELAVDIAKEIKTRIKEATGLTASAGISYCKFLAKVASDYRKPDGICTIHPDKALDFIAQLPVEDFWGVGKKTLQKMHFMGIFNGADLRKVSEEHLVEVFGKAGHIFYDFARGIDERPVITYRERKSVGCEQTFLEDIYLKTAVIIELYHTVLELLERIAKSGFEGRTLTLKVKFADFTQITRSISQEKVLKKKDDILPLAKRLLKQVDYSSAHPIRLLGLSVSNASTEEARKQDKENSSFKPEYKELELEFEDWE, from the coding sequence ATGACTGAGCGAAAGATCATACATATCGACATGGATGCCTTCTTTGCTGCGGTAGAGCAAAGAGACAATCCGGAACTTCGGGGCAAACCGGTAGCGGTTGGCTTCGACGGACCTCGTGGTGTGGTTTCTACAGCCAGCTATGAGGCAAGGAAGTATGGCGTTCATTCGGCGCAATCCATCGCTCAAGCCAAGCAGCGCTGCCCTAACCTCATCATCGTGCCCTGCCGGCATGATTATTACGCTAAAATATCCCATCAGATACATCAGATATTCCAGGAATATACCGACCTCATCGAACCCATCTCCATAGATGAAGCCTTTCTTGATGTAACGCAGAATAAGAAAGGGATAGAACTGGCGGTGGATATTGCCAAAGAAATCAAAACCCGTATCAAGGAGGCAACCGGACTCACCGCCTCGGCAGGCATCAGCTACTGCAAGTTTCTCGCCAAAGTGGCTTCTGATTACCGCAAGCCCGACGGCATCTGCACCATTCATCCCGACAAGGCGCTCGATTTCATCGCCCAGCTGCCTGTAGAGGATTTCTGGGGCGTGGGCAAGAAAACCTTGCAAAAGATGCATTTCATGGGTATCTTCAACGGAGCTGACCTGAGGAAAGTATCCGAAGAACATCTGGTAGAAGTGTTCGGAAAAGCCGGACACATCTTCTATGATTTTGCAAGGGGGATAGATGAACGACCTGTCATCACCTACCGGGAACGGAAATCGGTAGGCTGCGAACAGACTTTCCTGGAAGATATCTATCTAAAAACGGCTGTGATTATCGAACTGTACCATACTGTACTCGAACTGCTGGAGCGCATCGCCAAAAGCGGTTTCGAAGGAAGAACCCTGACGCTGAAGGTGAAGTTTGCCGATTTTACCCAGATAACACGAAGCATCTCGCAAGAAAAGGTTCTGAAAAAGAAGGATGATATTCTACCTCTTGCCAAACGGCTGCTGAAACAGGTAGATTACTCCTCAGCGCATCCCATCCGCCTGCTTGGTCTGTCCGTAAGCAACGCCTCAACAGAAGAAGCCAGGAAGCAAGATAAGGAGAACAGCAGTTTCAAGCCCGAATACAAAGAACTGGAACTGGAATTTGAAGATTGGGAATAA
- a CDS encoding hybrid sensor histidine kinase/response regulator transcription factor has protein sequence MKRKLHLIIYVAIIVLLTGCAQQPRKYVIGVSQCSEDTWRDKLNDELKMGEYLNDSLIVKLASSNDDNMLQNKQVNQFIDEGVDLLIVSPNQLSAISKAVERAYDKGIPVILYDRKTNSDKYTAFIGCDNYTIGKSMGTFIAQQLQGKGRIVEIRGLEGSSPALERHRGFMDAIKPYPGLQVVASEGGNWKEEGGIQAMKRILKQTQDFDYVFAHNDCLAWGAYVAARQMRVKRNYKYTGVDGMATEGGGLELVRDGIFEASYLYPTKGDEVIALAMKILKHQPYERDNYLSTSIITQANAALTLMEARDAERQTHNLKTLHKQVNQYLSDYNSQKVMLIGLCLFLFVCLAAAALIFRGYLIKVKLNETLAKTNGELKRLNVELGEKNGELKRLNEEVLELTHSRLVFFTNISHELRTPLTLIADPVEMLLEDSGIKGKSRELLKMVQRNALALQQLVSNILDFRKIQNGKMELKLYRFDIVKTLTTWVGDFQLTAERKQIRLHLDVDDLKGSHEMIADQEKISRIVFNLLSNALKYTPAGGEIFVSLKDEGANLRLDVRDTGKGISQDEADKIFERFFQAKGAASGTGIGLALVKSFVELHHGEARVESEPGKGSEFIVVIPREQECDSQVIHNDVDVVDNSVNASASDGKNVVDESVLQYIDDGDRSRGKVQQLVSENTNRPTVLVIDDNTDIRQYERTLLQDVYIVLEAADGKEGLAVALKEVPDLVICDVMMPVMDGLEFTKQLKTNTATSHIPVIMLTAKNLEEHRAEGYEHGADSYITKPFHSKVLLARIENLLRQRQLLKHLYQGAQEAEKEISESHLENRDKQFLKQLQAIIQKNLSDSEFGVEDMGQQIGLSRVQLYRKVKAMTGSSVVDLLRKARLAKARRLLETRSMSVSEVAYEVGFSAPSYFTKCFKEEYGMLPGDVGNVMK, from the coding sequence ATGAAACGAAAATTACACCTTATTATATATGTAGCTATCATCGTGTTGCTGACCGGTTGTGCTCAGCAGCCTAGGAAGTATGTCATTGGCGTATCCCAGTGTTCGGAAGATACCTGGCGCGATAAACTGAATGATGAACTGAAGATGGGCGAGTATCTCAACGATTCGCTTATCGTGAAACTGGCTTCTTCCAACGATGATAATATGTTGCAGAATAAGCAAGTTAACCAGTTTATCGATGAGGGTGTAGATTTGCTTATCGTATCTCCTAATCAGCTGAGTGCTATATCCAAGGCTGTAGAGCGTGCTTACGATAAAGGTATTCCTGTGATTCTCTATGACAGGAAGACCAATTCTGACAAGTATACGGCATTTATCGGCTGCGATAACTATACGATAGGTAAATCGATGGGAACTTTTATCGCCCAGCAGCTTCAGGGAAAGGGCCGCATCGTTGAAATCAGAGGCTTAGAGGGCTCTTCGCCTGCTTTGGAGCGTCATCGTGGTTTTATGGATGCTATCAAGCCTTATCCTGGGTTACAGGTTGTAGCCTCGGAGGGAGGAAACTGGAAAGAAGAGGGTGGAATCCAGGCGATGAAACGCATATTGAAACAGACACAGGACTTTGATTATGTCTTTGCCCATAATGACTGTCTTGCCTGGGGAGCTTATGTGGCTGCCCGCCAGATGAGGGTAAAGCGTAACTATAAGTATACCGGAGTAGACGGCATGGCTACCGAAGGTGGTGGTTTGGAACTTGTGCGCGATGGTATTTTCGAAGCCTCTTATCTTTATCCTACCAAGGGTGACGAGGTCATAGCGCTTGCCATGAAGATATTGAAGCATCAGCCTTATGAACGCGACAATTATCTGAGCACTTCTATCATAACCCAGGCAAATGCTGCCCTTACATTGATGGAGGCTAGAGATGCCGAGCGTCAGACGCACAATCTGAAGACTTTGCATAAGCAGGTAAATCAGTATCTGTCTGATTATAACTCACAGAAAGTCATGCTCATAGGTCTGTGTCTGTTCCTCTTTGTTTGCCTCGCAGCTGCTGCTTTGATCTTCAGAGGTTATCTGATAAAGGTGAAACTGAACGAAACATTGGCTAAGACAAATGGCGAACTGAAGCGACTGAATGTAGAATTGGGTGAAAAGAATGGAGAATTGAAACGATTGAATGAGGAGGTCTTGGAACTCACTCATTCCCGTCTGGTATTCTTTACCAATATCAGCCATGAACTTCGCACGCCTTTAACCCTGATAGCCGACCCGGTAGAGATGCTGCTTGAAGATTCCGGCATCAAGGGCAAGAGCCGCGAACTCTTGAAGATGGTGCAGCGTAACGCCCTTGCTCTCCAACAGTTGGTAAGTAACATTCTTGATTTCCGTAAGATTCAGAATGGCAAGATGGAACTGAAACTCTATCGCTTCGACATTGTGAAGACCTTGACGACGTGGGTGGGCGACTTCCAGCTTACTGCCGAGCGCAAGCAGATCAGACTGCATCTGGATGTTGATGACTTGAAAGGGAGCCATGAAATGATTGCCGATCAGGAGAAGATTTCCCGTATCGTGTTCAATCTGTTGAGCAATGCCTTGAAATATACGCCTGCTGGTGGAGAAATCTTTGTTTCGCTGAAAGATGAAGGTGCCAATCTCCGTCTTGACGTGAGAGATACGGGCAAGGGTATCTCGCAGGATGAGGCTGATAAGATCTTTGAACGCTTCTTCCAGGCCAAGGGGGCTGCCAGCGGTACGGGTATTGGTCTGGCTCTGGTGAAATCTTTTGTAGAGTTGCATCATGGTGAGGCTAGGGTAGAAAGTGAACCGGGAAAGGGCTCTGAATTTATCGTTGTCATTCCTCGTGAGCAGGAGTGTGATTCACAAGTTATCCACAATGATGTGGATGTTGTGGATAACTCTGTAAATGCCTCTGCGTCAGATGGTAAGAATGTGGTAGATGAATCTGTTTTGCAATATATTGATGATGGAGACAGAAGTCGTGGAAAAGTTCAGCAGTTGGTAAGCGAGAATACCAATCGTCCTACTGTTCTGGTTATTGATGATAATACCGATATCCGTCAGTATGAGCGTACTCTTTTGCAGGATGTGTATATTGTTCTTGAGGCCGCCGATGGTAAAGAGGGTCTGGCTGTCGCCTTGAAAGAGGTGCCTGACCTGGTGATTTGCGATGTGATGATGCCTGTTATGGACGGATTGGAGTTTACTAAACAGTTGAAGACGAATACGGCTACCTCTCATATCCCTGTTATTATGCTTACGGCGAAGAACCTGGAGGAGCATCGCGCAGAGGGTTATGAGCATGGAGCAGATTCCTATATTACCAAACCATTCCACAGCAAGGTGCTTCTCGCCCGTATCGAGAATCTCTTGCGACAGCGTCAGCTCCTGAAACATCTTTATCAGGGGGCTCAAGAGGCTGAGAAGGAGATTTCTGAGTCTCATCTGGAAAATCGTGACAAGCAGTTCCTCAAGCAGCTTCAAGCCATTATCCAGAAGAATCTTTCTGATAGTGAGTTTGGAGTTGAGGATATGGGACAGCAGATTGGCTTAAGCCGTGTGCAGCTCTATCGCAAGGTGAAGGCGATGACAGGCTCTTCTGTTGTTGACTTACTCCGTAAGGCTCGCCTTGCCAAAGCTAGGCGTTTGCTCGAAACCCGGAGCATGAGTGTCTCTGAAGTAGCCTATGAAGTGGGCTTCTCAGCGCCGTCTTACTTCACAAAATGTTTCAAGGAAGAGTATGGAATGTTACCTGGTGATGTAGGTAATGTGATGAAATAG
- a CDS encoding ATP-binding protein — protein sequence MKIIERHNYLKKLIAFKDKKLIKVITGIRRCGKSTIMEIYRDWLIAHGVMQEQIIYLNFEDYDYFELRDPRKLYSYVKPLIQQDKMTYIFFDEIQHVTDFPDIINSLNLKPTVDLYVTGSNAYMLSSEIATLLAGRYVEIAMLPLSFKEYAEGIGGTDHLSQTYIEYVSKSSFPYTLELDTANEISDYLNAVYNTIVVKDIMSRNKLSDVMMLESVIRFTADNIGNILSTKRIADLMSAEGRKIDQKTVEKYLSTLCESFFLYEVKRYNIKGKQLLKTLGKYYLVDIGLRRMLLGSRSFDAGRILENIVFLELLRRQKKVYIGKMDNLEVDFVAIDENDLAYYQVAATVRDEKTLKRELASLQQIKDQYPKYILTLDEDPTADYDGIKRINALKWLMGEV from the coding sequence ATGAAGATAATAGAACGACATAACTATCTGAAAAAGCTGATAGCTTTCAAGGATAAAAAGCTTATCAAGGTGATAACAGGCATCCGCCGTTGTGGTAAATCGACCATTATGGAGATTTATCGTGACTGGCTGATAGCTCATGGAGTAATGCAAGAGCAAATCATCTATCTCAATTTTGAGGACTATGACTATTTTGAATTGCGAGACCCAAGAAAACTGTATTCTTATGTCAAACCTTTGATACAGCAAGATAAGATGACTTACATCTTTTTTGATGAGATACAGCATGTCACGGATTTTCCGGATATCATCAATAGTCTTAATTTGAAGCCAACAGTTGATTTATATGTGACGGGTTCGAATGCCTACATGCTTTCTAGCGAGATAGCTACACTCTTGGCTGGCAGGTATGTAGAGATTGCGATGCTTCCGTTGTCTTTCAAGGAGTATGCGGAAGGTATCGGTGGTACGGACCATCTTTCACAGACATATATAGAATATGTGAGCAAGAGCAGTTTCCCATATACATTGGAGTTGGATACGGCTAATGAGATTAGCGATTACTTGAATGCTGTTTACAATACGATAGTGGTAAAGGACATCATGAGTCGAAATAAACTTTCCGATGTGATGATGTTGGAGAGCGTGATACGTTTCACGGCAGATAATATCGGCAATATTCTCTCGACGAAACGTATTGCAGACTTGATGTCGGCTGAAGGGCGAAAGATTGACCAAAAGACAGTGGAGAAATACCTGTCAACCCTTTGTGAGTCTTTCTTCTTGTATGAAGTGAAGCGATATAACATCAAGGGTAAGCAACTCCTCAAAACTTTGGGAAAATACTATCTGGTGGATATTGGTTTGCGACGTATGTTGCTTGGCTCTCGCTCTTTTGATGCAGGGCGCATTTTGGAAAATATCGTTTTTCTGGAACTCTTGCGTCGGCAGAAGAAAGTGTATATAGGCAAGATGGATAACTTGGAGGTTGATTTTGTTGCTATTGACGAGAATGACTTAGCCTATTATCAGGTAGCTGCAACGGTAAGGGATGAGAAGACCTTGAAGCGCGAACTCGCTTCGCTTCAGCAAATCAAGGACCAATATCCCAAGTATATCTTGACGCTCGATGAAGACCCGACGGCAGATTATGATGGTATCAAGCGAATCAATGCGTTGAAATGGCTGATGGGGGAAGTATAG
- a CDS encoding LptF/LptG family permease has protein sequence MLRIKKLDIFIAKQFGLLFMGTFFICQFVLMMQFLWRYIDDLIGKGLTMDVMAQFFWYMGLMLVPQALPLAILLSSLMTFGNLGESSELTAIKAAGISLMQAFRSLIVITVIIMFGSFYFQNNVGPKSNMKLAQLLISMKQKSPELEIPEGIFYDGIPNCNLYVQKKDLKTGKLYGIMIYRMTDSYEDAAIILADSGMLQSTAEKKHLVLSLYSGEWFENMQSSALANTAAVPYRRETFVSKKIILDFDGDFSMTDAASLSGNAKGKSLEKINHDIDSLNQLYDSIGRIYLNEANVRFYGGAQRINKKDSLKEIKKGEKLNFDTLYNKLPQDKKLMAVNQAQSTVQQELSDLDFKSMSTSDADYMIRQHKIEAINKFTLALSCLIFFFIGAPLGAIIRKGGLGFPVVISVLVFIVFFILDNTGYRMSRSGMWAIWFGKGLAPAVLTPLAIFVTYKATNDSSVFNMDVYKEFFMKLLGLRQKRHYFGKEVIITDPDYQADAEKLERINQDITLYNKEHKLVHLPNVINVFFKYEPDHEIERINAELEEVIEDLTNTANKYILHDMNQYPVLSVKAHTRPFERKWLNIIAAIIFPVGTLLYLRMWRFRLRLFRDLKVISQTNTDIIQRIREQKK, from the coding sequence ATGCTTAGAATTAAGAAATTAGACATATTTATTGCCAAGCAGTTTGGTCTCCTTTTCATGGGAACTTTCTTCATCTGCCAGTTTGTGCTGATGATGCAGTTCTTATGGAGATATATTGATGATCTCATCGGTAAGGGACTCACGATGGACGTGATGGCTCAATTTTTCTGGTACATGGGTCTGATGCTCGTACCACAGGCCCTGCCTTTGGCTATTCTCCTGTCTTCACTCATGACGTTCGGTAATCTCGGCGAGAGTTCGGAACTTACAGCCATCAAGGCTGCCGGCATTTCACTGATGCAAGCTTTCCGCTCACTTATCGTCATCACCGTCATCATCATGTTTGGCTCATTCTATTTCCAGAACAATGTGGGACCTAAGTCGAACATGAAACTGGCACAACTTCTGATTTCCATGAAACAGAAAAGCCCGGAACTGGAAATTCCGGAAGGAATCTTCTATGATGGTATTCCAAACTGCAACCTTTATGTGCAGAAGAAGGATTTGAAAACCGGAAAACTTTACGGCATCATGATTTACCGCATGACCGACAGCTATGAAGATGCCGCCATCATATTGGCAGACTCTGGCATGCTCCAGAGTACTGCGGAGAAGAAGCATCTTGTTCTGAGCCTATACAGTGGAGAATGGTTTGAGAACATGCAAAGCAGTGCACTTGCCAATACTGCTGCCGTACCATACAGACGAGAGACTTTCGTTTCAAAAAAAATCATTCTCGACTTTGATGGAGACTTCAGTATGACCGATGCAGCTTCGCTTTCAGGAAATGCGAAGGGTAAAAGTCTGGAGAAAATCAACCACGACATCGATTCGCTCAACCAATTATATGATTCAATCGGAAGAATCTACCTGAACGAAGCCAACGTGAGATTCTATGGAGGTGCACAGCGCATCAACAAGAAGGACTCTCTCAAAGAAATCAAGAAGGGCGAAAAACTCAATTTCGACACCTTATATAATAAGTTGCCACAGGACAAGAAGCTCATGGCGGTAAACCAGGCACAGTCTACCGTACAACAGGAGCTTTCTGACCTTGATTTCAAATCGATGTCAACGAGCGATGCAGACTACATGATAAGACAGCACAAGATTGAGGCTATCAACAAGTTCACTCTAGCCCTTTCGTGTCTCATATTCTTCTTTATCGGAGCGCCATTAGGAGCCATCATCCGAAAAGGAGGACTGGGTTTCCCTGTCGTCATCTCCGTACTTGTGTTCATCGTCTTCTTTATCCTCGACAATACAGGATACAGAATGTCAAGAAGCGGAATGTGGGCCATCTGGTTCGGTAAAGGTCTTGCACCGGCAGTATTGACGCCTTTGGCTATCTTCGTAACCTACAAGGCAACCAATGACTCTTCCGTATTCAATATGGATGTTTACAAAGAGTTCTTCATGAAACTGCTCGGTTTACGACAGAAACGCCATTACTTCGGCAAGGAAGTCATCATCACCGACCCGGACTATCAGGCGGATGCAGAGAAACTGGAAAGAATCAACCAAGACATCACCTTATATAATAAGGAGCACAAACTGGTTCATCTTCCAAACGTCATCAATGTATTCTTCAAATACGAGCCTGATCATGAGATAGAAAGAATCAATGCAGAATTGGAAGAGGTAATAGAAGATTTGACCAACACCGCCAACAAGTATATCCTGCACGACATGAACCAATATCCGGTTCTTTCTGTCAAGGCACATACACGCCCATTCGAGCGGAAATGGCTCAACATCATTGCAGCCATCATTTTCCCTGTGGGCACACTGCTATATTTGAGAATGTGGCGATTCCGACTGCGCTTGTTCCGTGACCTCAAGGTCATCAGTCAGACCAATACGGACATCATCCAACGGATTAGAGAACAGAAAAAGTAA